ATATTACACAACTGTTTTGAAATCTGTATTAATCCCAATTATATACAACTACATAATTTTTTCtgataaataaacattaattgtacagtgaaaacatgttcattttgtaatttcatgttttattgtatATGCTCAGTATTGTACTGATTTGTAAactacagggcagtggtggcccagcagtaaaggaagtggccccataatcagaaggttgctggtttgaatcccgatccaccaaggtgcacattttgttgtgtctccgTGCGCTGTGTTGCAGTTTAgtacaatcacaatcacttcactttcacttgatgaACAGAGTTTGAAATGCAATGAAAGCAACTAAAGCTAAAGATTCATCAAGACCCCATTCACAACCCAGAAAGATGCAGAGCTGGTGTGTTTTTAATTCTGTTAGATGTACTTCTATCTCTCTAGGcatgctgtatttttttaatggcctGCATAACTTTTTACAGTATATTATTTATACTTTAACAATCTTTACTTACAAAAGACACATTGCATTTGAgatattgtttatatattttaaatgctaatatttATTTCCAACATATTCCAACATAATATTTGTAAATAAACCTATATATAAAGTTGATTATTATACATAAGAACAAAATGCTATAAATCTATTGAAAGAAAAACTGGTCCTCATGTGTCATTGTGGCCTCCGTCAAACCATTCACTGGCCTGAAAGACAAACAGGTTTAGATGCTCATAAATCTGCAGTCAGTGCACAATGATAAGTACCCTGCTCGGCTGTACCTACATGACGGCCTCATGAAGTACCACTGTGTCTTCCAGTTCCAGTTCTTCAACTATGTCAACTTCAACCCCCACCAACTGTGCGTTCTTCACTGTAGAAGCAAATAATTTTCATCAGTAGCcaaaattaacaaaattaaGTACATATGAACTGATGAACCGTCTCCTGACATGGGGTCTTGGTACCTACCATGCCAAGGATGACCAGGGGAGCAGGTCCAGTGATCTATCACCCCAGCTGCTTCACAACACGGTGTTTGCCTGCAAAAACAGCCACAATCGTCTGTAATCTGGCTGCCTGAATTCTGCCATCTTGAGATCATCTGACCAGTCAATCCATCGGAAGTGTTAAGATATCTGTCTGCTGCGGCGTGTACATGGACTCCCGCTGCCTCTTCGCTGAAGATTCCAAAGTCTATTTCATTAGGATGCTGTATCCCATATTCTTGTGCAACATCTCCTGTGGAATAGAGATAAGAGGTGAGAACAGTGGGGAACAGAGGTGAGGGGGTGTGTGCAGTGAGCATGGCACCATTACATCATGAATATCTACTGTGTATGCGCTGTGCCAGTTCACCTGCTGTGTTTGGCTATGAATATCTACTGTCATCTGTTCATGCTGGCACTGCAGCTAGATACCCTTTAAATATCCCATTTTTCATCGCGGTGGAGGTTTAAAAACAACcagaaatgtataaatgtatcacAACTGATgaacatatataacatatatagaTAGAAATATTAACTGATTTGTTATATAGTAACTGATTATAATGAATGGTTTGAATATCATAATACAAAAGGTAATTCAGCATGAAttattcacaataaaaaaaaagatagatcTTTTTACCTGTATATTGAGAATTGTCATCATCAGACAGTATTATAGTTTCCTCTTCCCCGTGTTGCAGATGATAACAGGAACAATGCGTTTCATTTCTTCCGCAGGGTTGATGGTTGAGAAATCCAGCACATGAACTGCAGAAGCttgttttttgctgctgatACATCCTGATTCGGTTTTGGTGGAAGCACAGACCGAGATGGTTCTGCCAAACCTGATCTGACTGCCCTGATAGCACAGTGAGCGGCTTGTTATCTGTGGATTTCCAGGCTTCTCTGTTGAAGCACGAATCAGAGCTTCCTGTCCAAACAGGATGTAAAGTCTTATCACTGtctcccaattttttttttatctcgttCATATAAAAGACTATGTCATATGAAGCCTTAATAACTGTTTCACATCtaaatcatttcattatttgGTGTTACTAACCTTTGCTTTCAAATTAGCGAACGTTCACTACTGTATATGTACACAAAGGCAGAGATTCTGTAAGATTATgttaattatatttcatatttaagtTTAAACACAGCCATTTACTGAATGGACTCTCACAATTTGATGCCGAACAGCCAAACTCTGCTACCAAGGTGAGGTTGTAGAAGACAATTTCATGACAAGACTGAACACAGCATCAAGACTATTTTAACAAGGTAGTTATACTGCACCAGGTAAAGCAGACAGGGGTTCCAATATGTGCTGTTCCAGCTATTTTGAAGGAACACAAAGAAAGTGCAATGTTTTGAATTGCATGTGCAGGGGTTGGCAGCGGATGAAAAGCACACCGCTCTTATGTCCAGAAGTGCCATTAGCTCGGGACCGGCAGAGAACAGCGGGACCCAGGTACCCAGGACCCTTCTGGGGAATCTGTCCAGAATCTGACCAATAACAAGTATCTGCAGGCAACAGAGAGATTTGGAGACTTGGTCTGGATTAATGTGTCCTCAGACCTGGCAAATCCAAGCAGATATTTATCCATCATATTCTGCAGAACAACGACCCCAAACAGTGTCATTAAGAACTATCTTTAGTGTACAGAAGAATAATGAGCCCTGGGAGTGATGGTATGGGCCAGGATTCCTTGTTAACATTTATGCTGAAGTTCTGATCTCAGCATCATTGAGTCTGTCTGGGATTATATGAAGTGTCAGAAGGACTTGAAGCCATTTACATGAACAGAAGCTCAGTTTTTTAGAGCTACCAGCAGAATTCCTACAAAAACGGTGTGCAGGCCTTCCTAGAAGAACGTATACTGTTTTGAAGGGAAAGGGGATGTCAAACCCCTCAAAGAACCCAATTTGACAGCTGATGACACTGAAAAACAACCAACAGGACCTGAGATCATGTCCATCGACATGTCTGAGATGTTCATATAGCTGCTTTGCTGCTTCTTGCTTGGTGCTCAAGAAAAATCAACTAATAGTGGTTGACACTGTTTACAAGCACTTTCTTACATATTCATTACTCTATAAAACTGTGGGTTTTTCACCGTGTAAATGTACCTATCTGATCCTCATACCACTGTGGAAAACTTGATCTATTTTATAATATTACTGTAAATGCACCAAGCacctttattttataaaaatcttAGTTTTAACGATATTCAGACCAATATGGCAACCCTGCTTTTGACTTTAGAAGCATATAGAGAGCAGATTCCTGCAACAAAATGGACACGATTCTCTTCACAACAGCAATAGATTGGAGAGAGACTGGAGATGGGGACAAGTCCAAATAGGCAGCTACTCTCCGGAATAAGGCGACACACGAGTCGAAAGTCGCTTAAATGCGGCGGGCCTGGCAACACAGCCGCCGGGCCTGCTTCCGCCCTGTGAGGGACGGGCGCTGGTCTCACCGGATCCACGGGCAACTTCACGTCCACACCTTCCTCGGCACCGAGAGACCTTACCAACACATCTGTTTTATAAAGATGAATTTCCCAGGATATGGCGCTCCGCAGGCGGGATATCCAGGAGGGGTAAGCGAACGTCTCAGCCTGCGTGTTGCTTTAAGTAGTCAACGCGGAAGTGGCACCGTGACTTCACCCATGCACCCATTTAAGATTACAGTATGAACATTTCTTTTACAGTATGAACATTTATTGATGTGCATTTGTTTGTATGTTCATTGTGGACCGAGATGGACGAACGAACCTCAGTCAAGTTCCATCTGCTTCACGAGAAAAGTGACTCAGATGTTCATATATGCGTCTTTTTACGCGATATTCGGTCACGTCTTGTTAATAAACGCTCATAATGTTAAAACGAGCAGCAATATACAACGTACATGTTTTGCTGTATCCTGCGAATATCCTAGATTTATGTAGGCTGGGCCACACCCACACTAACACAGGTCCGATTAGCGCTGGTATTTACTTCTGTTGTGTTGAGTATTAGCTAAAACTGAGCTACACTGTGAGGgtttcatatgtgtgtatgtgagttttcagtaatataaatgtatgcttgtcagtttcatatgtgtatgtgtttcacatgcgtctgtgtaacaaaagtccgaaatatttcctaaacggcccctcataggTTTTATTACTGCTTTGAATCGGGTCACAAGAATCCATAGAACCaccttccggatatactgaaaagTTTTCACTCACACGAACATGTGAAAAGTTTCACTAATGCTATATTGGTGTTTAACACACTGTTTAAGTTTTGTTTGTTATATAGTAGTCGGTTacacctgtgtctgtgtgagcgtttctTGTGTGTGCGCGTCCATTTCACCTTTATCTGTGTGAGCGtatcatatgtgaatgtgtgtgtcctcttcacctgtgtctgtgtgagcgtttcttgtgtgtgcgcgtccatttcacctgtatctgtgtgagcgtttcatttgtgaatgtgtgtgtgtttcacatgtgtttgtgtaacaaaagtctgaaatatttcttaaacggcccctcatactACACCAGTCTGTCACAAGGCTGAAAGGATTGGTAAGTCTCTCCTTTACATCAGGCCCTGTTCGTCCTGAAAACAACTAATCCAGTGCAATCTGAAGTTTATATTACAGAGTTTTTCAAATAAGAATGTGCAGAATTTTCATCCAGGTGATGCAACACTATCAGATGCTTCTCTCTCGCTTTTTTCCTTTGTACATTTGGTGTCATCTGTTGAAAGGACATTGTTCAGCCGTCCATTAAGATGCAGCTCTGCCTGATTTGGACAGAATAGTCTTCCTATTGACCGTCCCTCCACTGTGGTTTcatactgtgttttttttttgtggcaatgAGAGCTGTGGTGTGATTCTGAGTGCAGACTCACACCACATTGCACAGGAAACGTAAAACTGCAGCTCCAGTCTACAGATGGGGTCTACAGACCCCAGCACGTCGCTGACATTTCAATGAAAGCCAGAGAATGCAAATGTTTCGTATTGTTAtgcaaaaaaatcacacaacacATCAAATACCTCCTGCTGACAAAATGAGTCCTGTAGAGTTTTGGAAATTCATGATGAGAGTCTACTCAGAAGCATTCTGTTAAAACCACCGTCTTCTCCACAAAAGCACACTTGTCATGGAAAGACTAGGTTTGCAAGGTGAGCATTGTGGTTGAGATTATAACAGTTCACATTAACTGGAGTTGCATAACCAACTCTtctatttttgacatttatatcaGGGACATGGAGTTCTTTAATTTATTCCTCAAACCAATTGTGTTCAGTTAAATATACAGAGGTGCGATTTTGCTATTAAAACATGCATGCTGACTTGTTAAATTCAATTTATCTATTATAACAACAGAAGGATTCTGaaggaatctctctctctctctctctctctctctctctctttccctttgtTTTAGTATGGAGGTGCTCCGGGAGCTCCTGGCTACGGAGGATTTCCTGGCCAGCAGCAAGACCCTCTCTATGGATACTTCAGTGCAGTCGCTGGCCAGGTCACCAATTTTGTTCTGACTGTTTTGCAATTGTTTAAGGgggttgtgatttttatttatttatttatttatttttatgggtttttaggaatattttaaaattgatGGAAGACTGACATGTGTCCTGGTTTTTATAGGATGGCCAGATATCTGCAGAGGAGCTTCAGACATGCCTGAGCCAGGCCAATTTCTCTGGAGGTTACAAACGTAAGCTGTCACTCAgacacattttttgttgttattcaACAATATTTCAAATAGATATATTATTATGACATTACATTATTCAGTTTACAGCAATGACATTTgccccttttattttttttccccagctttTAACTTGGAGACTTGTAGGCTGATGATAAACATGCTGGATGTATCCTTAACCACAAAACCGACATACAGAGAAGAAACTCACTGACAGAACCATAGTTATAATAACCATTGAAAAAAGTGAGAGTAGATGGCAAGAGATCATTGTGTTTAGTGTCTGAATGTATCAGCACCCGATACTGTTAGGGCGTATGAGATTTTTCCTTAGCAGGTTGCACCTCCAGAGAGACATGTCTGGCCAGATGGGCTTCAATGAGTTCAAAGAGCTCTGGGCAGTGATAAATGGATGGAAGCAGCACTTCATGTCCATTGACCGAGACCAAAGTGGAACAGTAGACCCCCAGGAAATGCATCAGTCAGTCGCATCCATGGGTAATGAAGCTAATGGCTGATGTTttcaagtgtgttacacacaagGCTCAGTACCAAGAGTAATCAGATCATCAGGATGAATTTTcaatatttgtctgtttttattcttttctgtaGGCTACAGACTGAGCCCACAGGCCATGAACTGCATCATTAAGCGCTACAGCACTCAAGGGAAGATCACCTTCGATGACTATGTGGCCTGTTGTGTTAGACTTCGATCTCTGACTGGTGAATACAGAATTCGTACAGTATATGATGTACCGAACTCCACAGTTTACCCCCcccatgcattttaaataaccaAAATGCTGAAGTCAATATGATTGTGACGCAGATCTGTTCCGGAAACGAGACCAGGCTCAGCAAGGCATGGCTACATTCAACTACGATGATGTAAGTTTCCGATTTAAGATTTTGGTGAAATATACTAA
This genomic stretch from Denticeps clupeoides chromosome 5, fDenClu1.1, whole genome shotgun sequence harbors:
- the sri gene encoding sorcin produces the protein MNFPGYGAPQAGYPGGYGGAPGAPGYGGFPGQQQDPLYGYFSAVAGQDGQISAEELQTCLSQANFSGGYKPFNLETCRLMINMLDRDMSGQMGFNEFKELWAVINGWKQHFMSIDRDQSGTVDPQEMHQSVASMGYRLSPQAMNCIIKRYSTQGKITFDDYVACCVRLRSLTDLFRKRDQAQQGMATFNYDDFIQCTMSA